TAATGATAAATTTCACATAGATAAAATTCAAAATTTAGTATCAAAATATTCTTCCGAATCCTTCGAAATCAAAGTACATTTTCCGGTAATTCAAGATAAAACGTTCGTTGTAATAGAAATCCCTGCAGGTGTGAGAAATCCAGTAGCGACCAAATCTCAGCTAGAATTTAACGGAAAAACTATTATTCAAATCAATAAAGTATATATAAGATCACTTAATTCAAACAATACTCCAAGCACAACAGAGGCAACATGGAAAGATTGGTCATCAATAGTTGAAAAATGTTTTGAAAATCGTGAGGCTGACATAGGTCGATTTATCCGAAGACATCTAACATCAATAGAAAATAACAATCTAAAAGAATTTTTTAATACTCTCTCAAATCAAAAAATACCTCAAAAACAAAATTCTATGGACTACTTAAAAGAATTTATCTCTCAATCACGAAAACAATATTCCGAGGAAATGTTAAAAAGAAATAAAACTCTCTACCCGCATGGAACATATGAAATTGCAGCAAAGATAAATGGAATAGAAAAAGATTATTCGATGAACCAAGATTTTCTAAATCTGATCTTCTCATCAAATAATCATTATACAGGATGGCCAATGTGGATTGATAGCCGTTCATTTGTAGAGGAATCAAACCCTTATGTAAAAAATGGATTCTGGGAAGCGCTAATTTTACCGCGCGAGGCTCCTAAATTGCATGGACATCTAGATTATTGGCGTTTCTCTCCAAAAGGAGAATTTTATTTGAGACGAGGTATAGAGGATGATTTCAGAGATAACACAATAAACAAGACTCTGGATATTAGTATTGTAATTTTTAGAATTGCAGAATCCTTGTTAGTGCTACTAGATTTCGCACAAGCATTTGAGGCAATAAATTCAGAAAACATAAATATACTATTTCATTGGACAAGTTTAGATGACAGATATCTAACTTCTTGGGCAAGAAGTTCTATAATGTTTACCCGAAAGTCTATTTCAAAACAAGATGAAATTGAAATTAATGTACAATTACCAATTGAAACGGCACGCTCGGCTATTGGAAATTATGTTTACAGAGTTGCTAGCTCATTATTCGAAATTTTCCAAGGTGCATCAGTAAGTCGTGATTTGGTAGAAGATGTAGTCAAAGAGTTATTGGGCAGAAGGAATCTTCCGTAATTGCAAGCTTCGCATAACAGCAACTAACCGCTTCGCTTCGGGACTTACGCCCTCGCTCGGTCTGCGACACATAGGCTTCTGGCACTCCCCTTGCTTACGCAAGTGTCGTGACCAGTCCCTAACGTCCCGTTTGGGACTCAGGGCCAGCCTACGTCGGTTAGTCTAGTTCGTTA
This Leptospira ellinghausenii DNA region includes the following protein-coding sequences:
- a CDS encoding AlbA family DNA-binding domain-containing protein; amino-acid sequence: MNSEFLYELVNNPKESLSLELKNWIDPEELSGIEKLVKAILAFYNHNGGYLLIGFVNSTGKPDLENAPNNVNDKFHIDKIQNLVSKYSSESFEIKVHFPVIQDKTFVVIEIPAGVRNPVATKSQLEFNGKTIIQINKVYIRSLNSNNTPSTTEATWKDWSSIVEKCFENREADIGRFIRRHLTSIENNNLKEFFNTLSNQKIPQKQNSMDYLKEFISQSRKQYSEEMLKRNKTLYPHGTYEIAAKINGIEKDYSMNQDFLNLIFSSNNHYTGWPMWIDSRSFVEESNPYVKNGFWEALILPREAPKLHGHLDYWRFSPKGEFYLRRGIEDDFRDNTINKTLDISIVIFRIAESLLVLLDFAQAFEAINSENINILFHWTSLDDRYLTSWARSSIMFTRKSISKQDEIEINVQLPIETARSAIGNYVYRVASSLFEIFQGASVSRDLVEDVVKELLGRRNLP